In Burkholderia savannae, one genomic interval encodes:
- a CDS encoding arabinose ABC transporter substrate-binding protein, whose protein sequence is MKRRTFITLAAAATVAAAGLPAHAAEPVKIGFLVKQPEEPWFQDEWKFAEIAAKSRGFTLVKIGAPSGEKVMSAIDNLAAQKAQGFVICTPDVKLGPGIVAKAKSHGLKMMTVDDRLVDGAGKPIESVPHMGISAYDIGKQVGGGIAAEIKKRGWNINEVGAIDITYEQLPTAHDRTTGATDALVAAGFPKANVIAAPQAKTDTENAFNAANIALTKNPQFKHWVAYGLNDEAVLGAVRAAEGRGFKAADMIGIGIGGSDSALSEFKKPQPTGFFGTVIISPKRHGEETSALMYAWITQGKAPPPLTLTTGMLATRENVGHVRETMGLAAK, encoded by the coding sequence ATGAAGCGCAGAACGTTCATCACACTGGCGGCCGCCGCGACGGTCGCGGCGGCGGGCCTGCCCGCGCACGCGGCCGAGCCCGTGAAGATCGGCTTCCTCGTCAAGCAGCCCGAGGAGCCGTGGTTCCAGGACGAATGGAAATTCGCCGAGATCGCCGCGAAGAGCCGGGGCTTCACGCTCGTGAAGATCGGCGCGCCGTCCGGCGAGAAGGTGATGAGCGCGATCGACAACCTCGCCGCGCAGAAGGCGCAGGGCTTCGTCATCTGCACGCCCGACGTGAAGCTCGGGCCGGGCATCGTCGCGAAGGCGAAGTCGCACGGCCTGAAGATGATGACCGTCGACGATCGCCTCGTCGACGGCGCGGGCAAGCCGATCGAATCGGTCCCGCACATGGGCATTTCCGCGTACGACATCGGCAAGCAGGTCGGCGGCGGGATCGCGGCCGAGATCAAGAAGCGCGGCTGGAACATCAACGAAGTCGGCGCGATCGACATCACGTACGAACAGTTGCCGACCGCGCACGACCGCACGACGGGCGCGACCGATGCGCTCGTCGCGGCGGGCTTTCCGAAGGCGAACGTGATCGCCGCGCCGCAGGCGAAGACCGACACCGAGAACGCGTTCAACGCGGCGAACATTGCGCTCACGAAGAATCCGCAGTTCAAGCACTGGGTCGCGTACGGCCTCAACGACGAAGCGGTGCTCGGCGCGGTGCGCGCGGCAGAAGGGCGCGGCTTCAAGGCGGCCGACATGATCGGCATCGGCATCGGCGGCTCCGACTCGGCGCTCAGCGAATTCAAGAAGCCGCAGCCGACGGGCTTTTTCGGCACCGTGATCATCAGCCCGAAACGCCACGGCGAGGAGACGTCGGCGCTGATGTACGCGTGGATCACGCAGGGCAAGGCGCCGCCGCCGCTCACGCTGACGACGGGCATGCTCGCGACGCGCGAGAACGTCGGCCACGTGCGCGAGACGATGGGGCTCGCGGCGAAGTGA